The Victivallaceae bacterium genome contains a region encoding:
- a CDS encoding 5-formyltetrahydrofolate cyclo-ligase, with the protein MPLIKRLYTKTVNRFLTKEQKNQFRKIYRLKRTAIPKTRRYEAEIGLLNFIKQNTSDPGYVMSFCSFGHEIPTTETNRFLAKNGVLLLPRIDIDNLLMKPIHIDNLNKLELSPFGNILQPLSNIPAYTDFDKINTILVPGLAFDPISKHRLGYGKGYYDRFLLNFPNPNTRIFGIGFKEQILISLPSEQHDISLSEILFF; encoded by the coding sequence GTGCCGTTAATCAAAAGATTATATACCAAGACGGTAAACCGCTTCTTGACTAAAGAACAAAAAAATCAGTTCAGAAAAATCTATCGCCTCAAAAGAACGGCCATTCCGAAAACTCGTCGGTACGAGGCAGAGATCGGTTTATTAAACTTCATAAAGCAAAATACAAGCGATCCTGGGTATGTTATGTCTTTTTGTTCGTTCGGTCATGAAATCCCGACAACCGAAACAAATCGTTTTCTGGCCAAGAACGGTGTGTTACTTCTGCCTAGAATAGATATCGATAACTTATTAATGAAGCCGATACACATTGATAATCTCAATAAACTTGAACTCTCTCCTTTCGGAAATATTTTACAACCTCTCTCCAATATCCCTGCGTATACGGATTTCGATAAAATAAACACGATTTTAGTCCCTGGGTTAGCTTTTGATCCGATCTCCAAACATCGTTTAGGTTACGGCAAAGGTTATTATGATCGATTCCTTTTGAATTTCCCAAATCCTAATACCAGAATCTTCGGTATAGGTTTTAAAGAACAAATTTTAATTTCTTTACCATCCGAACAACATGACATCTCGCTATCTGAAATATTATTCTTTTAA
- the dusB gene encoding tRNA dihydrouridine synthase DusB codes for MNNLKIRNLSLKSKIVYAPLAGFSDFPFRRMSVSGNPALMFCEMVKVEALVRRIPKTLRILDYSENMRPIGGQICGSIPETVREAGKIIEDMGFDVLDLNCGCPTDRITKDGSGSGLLKTPLVLGKIVKVLVEAVRIPVTVKIRVGWDSSSVNVREVVRILVDSGASGIFVHGRTRAQGYTGPAVRQYIAEAKKEAGPVPIFGNGDIFKPEDVKSMLQETSVDGVLIARGTIGQPWIAEDADKYLKGDPMVVKDFFDRKKMFLRHLEYVWDYYQDEYQVLTAAKKLSGYYLMAHSGVKTLRTSLSKIQTVKDLFDTLSCFDLKEPIAC; via the coding sequence ATGAATAATTTGAAAATAAGAAATTTAAGTTTAAAATCTAAGATTGTATATGCTCCACTGGCAGGTTTTTCCGATTTTCCGTTTCGACGTATGTCTGTGTCAGGCAATCCTGCTTTAATGTTTTGTGAAATGGTGAAAGTAGAAGCTCTTGTAAGGCGTATCCCCAAAACCTTGCGTATTTTGGATTATAGTGAAAATATGCGTCCTATCGGCGGTCAAATTTGCGGTAGCATACCGGAAACTGTTCGGGAAGCCGGAAAAATTATTGAAGATATGGGTTTTGATGTTCTCGATTTGAACTGCGGTTGCCCTACTGATCGTATTACTAAAGACGGTAGCGGTTCCGGATTACTAAAGACGCCTCTTGTTTTGGGTAAGATCGTGAAGGTTCTTGTTGAAGCTGTTCGAATCCCGGTTACCGTTAAGATTAGAGTAGGGTGGGATTCATCTTCCGTTAATGTGAGAGAAGTCGTCCGTATTTTAGTCGATTCGGGAGCTTCCGGAATTTTTGTTCACGGTCGTACGCGAGCACAAGGGTACACCGGACCGGCAGTTCGTCAATATATTGCAGAAGCCAAAAAAGAGGCGGGACCCGTGCCTATATTCGGTAACGGCGATATTTTTAAACCGGAAGACGTGAAAAGCATGTTGCAGGAAACATCGGTGGACGGAGTGCTGATTGCACGAGGGACTATAGGGCAACCTTGGATTGCCGAAGATGCTGATAAATATCTTAAAGGAGATCCGATGGTTGTAAAAGATTTTTTTGATCGCAAGAAGATGTTTTTACGTCATTTAGAGTATGTTTGGGATTATTATCAAGATGAGTATCAGGTGTTGACGGCTGCAAAAAAATTAAGTGGATACTATTTGATGGCTCATTCCGGTGTAAAAACTTTAAGAACAAGTTTATCTAAAATTCAAACTGTCAAAGACTTGTTTGATACTTTATCTTGTTTTGATTTAAAGGAGCCTATCGCTTGTTAA
- the topA gene encoding type I DNA topoisomerase: MKKSLIIVESPAKIKTLKKFLGSNFIFVSSFGHVIDLPQKEFGIDIEHDFEPQYTILPDKQEVINNIEKAAKQCDTIYLSPDPDREGEAIAWHIACRLPQDKNIKRVSFNAITKQAVTAALKEPRTLDMNLVDAQQARRLLDRIVGYKISPILSRKLQQRSGISAGRVQSVALKLVVDREYEIEQFIPQEYWNIKVLLQDSETAQEFFASLYSVDGLKWEKNPVENKKHLLIDSKEKADVILRRLEKGTYGIDKVEAKEKKRNPSPPFITSTLQQEASRHFRYSSSKTMGIAQSLYEGIDFPYEDVSGLITYMRTDSVRVEPEAIAAARSYVQEVYGKDFIPEKPNVYTGKKSAQDAHEAIRPTDARVTPDKIKRFVSNEQFNLYELIWRRFIASQMSAAIYDTVSVTIHTNDDIVLKTTGSVLKFKGFLAVYEEKYDDDIEEVSMTLPALCEGTKVDLKKTIGEQAFTKPPPRFTEASLVKELEKSGIGRPSTYATIMNKIQSREYTIKEQLRLKPTELGKVIAQFLENNFSNIMNIGFTAHMENELELIADGKKVWKTLIRDFWTDFIPIVESAEKEAFIPKIQTNIPCPSCKTGRLQKIWSKIGYFYGCSGYPDCSYKASEEEINFDKNDYNPDTDWNAPCPVCKGLMKIRFGRYGTFLGCLDYPKCKGTITLMKKDQVADDYTPIDCPATGCTGKILKKKSRFNKTFFSCSDFPECDVIGNTIEELTDKYKDRSKTPYEKKKTGVKTKSTKTKKKTDVKTKSTKTKKKTSSPQSSGNLKKPSHHLAAIIGPEPVSQPEARKKLWDYIKKHNLQDPKDRRNIMPDDNLAKITGSEIVRMTQLPKILSSNLES; the protein is encoded by the coding sequence ATGAAAAAATCGCTAATTATCGTTGAGTCTCCGGCTAAAATTAAGACCTTAAAAAAATTTTTAGGCAGTAATTTTATTTTTGTATCCTCTTTCGGACACGTCATCGATCTGCCTCAAAAAGAATTCGGGATAGACATAGAGCATGATTTTGAACCGCAATATACAATTTTACCCGATAAACAAGAAGTCATTAATAATATAGAAAAAGCCGCCAAACAATGCGATACCATTTATCTGTCTCCCGATCCGGATAGAGAAGGGGAAGCCATAGCTTGGCACATAGCTTGTCGTCTGCCTCAAGACAAAAATATTAAAAGAGTTTCGTTTAACGCGATTACCAAACAAGCCGTTACCGCAGCTTTAAAAGAACCTCGAACCTTAGATATGAATTTAGTCGATGCTCAACAAGCTCGTCGATTGTTAGATCGAATCGTCGGTTATAAAATCTCTCCGATTCTGAGTAGAAAACTACAACAACGTTCCGGTATTTCGGCAGGAAGGGTACAATCCGTTGCTCTCAAGTTAGTCGTAGATAGGGAATATGAAATAGAACAATTCATACCACAGGAATATTGGAATATTAAGGTTCTTCTTCAAGATTCCGAAACCGCGCAGGAATTCTTTGCCTCCCTATATTCGGTGGACGGTTTGAAGTGGGAAAAAAATCCGGTTGAGAACAAAAAACATTTATTAATCGATTCCAAAGAAAAAGCCGATGTTATCTTACGAAGATTAGAAAAAGGAACGTATGGCATAGATAAGGTCGAGGCCAAGGAAAAAAAACGCAATCCCAGCCCACCTTTTATCACGTCTACTCTTCAACAAGAAGCCAGTCGACATTTCCGATATTCTTCTTCAAAAACCATGGGTATTGCACAATCTCTTTATGAAGGCATTGATTTTCCTTATGAAGACGTTTCCGGTCTTATCACCTATATGCGTACCGACTCCGTCCGTGTCGAACCCGAAGCTATAGCAGCTGCAAGAAGCTATGTTCAAGAGGTATATGGAAAAGACTTCATTCCGGAAAAACCGAATGTTTATACCGGAAAAAAAAGTGCTCAAGATGCTCACGAAGCCATCCGTCCTACCGATGCACGAGTGACGCCGGATAAAATCAAACGGTTCGTATCCAATGAACAGTTTAATCTATATGAATTGATTTGGAGACGATTTATAGCATCTCAAATGAGTGCCGCTATTTACGATACCGTGTCCGTTACTATTCACACGAATGATGATATTGTTTTGAAAACAACCGGTTCCGTTCTTAAGTTCAAAGGTTTTTTAGCCGTATACGAAGAAAAATATGACGACGATATTGAAGAAGTTTCTATGACTCTCCCTGCTTTATGCGAAGGCACGAAGGTAGACTTGAAGAAAACAATAGGAGAACAAGCTTTTACCAAACCGCCGCCTAGGTTTACGGAAGCATCCCTCGTAAAGGAGCTGGAAAAATCCGGCATAGGTCGACCTTCAACCTATGCGACAATCATGAACAAAATTCAAAGTCGAGAATATACTATTAAGGAACAATTGCGTTTAAAGCCCACGGAATTGGGTAAGGTTATCGCACAATTTCTCGAAAATAATTTTTCCAATATCATGAATATCGGCTTTACGGCTCATATGGAGAATGAACTGGAATTGATTGCCGACGGAAAAAAAGTCTGGAAAACTCTTATCAGAGACTTTTGGACCGATTTCATTCCTATCGTAGAATCAGCGGAAAAAGAAGCCTTTATTCCTAAAATACAGACCAATATTCCATGTCCTTCCTGCAAAACCGGACGTTTACAAAAAATATGGTCTAAAATCGGATATTTTTATGGTTGCTCAGGTTATCCGGACTGTTCTTATAAGGCTTCCGAAGAAGAAATAAATTTCGATAAAAACGACTATAATCCCGATACGGACTGGAATGCGCCTTGTCCGGTCTGCAAAGGCTTAATGAAAATTCGCTTCGGACGTTACGGGACTTTTTTAGGTTGTCTTGATTATCCGAAATGCAAAGGCACCATTACCTTAATGAAAAAAGATCAAGTTGCCGATGATTATACTCCGATAGATTGCCCAGCAACCGGTTGCACGGGAAAAATCCTGAAAAAAAAATCACGGTTCAACAAAACTTTCTTTTCCTGTTCCGATTTTCCCGAATGCGACGTTATAGGAAATACAATTGAGGAACTTACGGATAAATATAAGGATCGGTCCAAGACTCCTTACGAAAAAAAGAAAACCGGTGTAAAGACCAAATCTACCAAAACCAAAAAGAAAACCGATGTAAAGACTAAATCTACTAAAACCAAAAAGAAAACATCTTCCCCCCAATCCTCCGGCAACCTAAAAAAACCTTCGCACCATTTAGCCGCGATTATCGGTCCTGAACCGGTCTCTCAACCGGAAGCAAGGAAAAAACTTTGGGACTATATTAAAAAACACAATTTGCAAGATCCTAAAGATAGACGCAATATCATGCCCGACGATAATTTGGCTAAGATAACGGGAAGCGAAATCGTTCGTATGACACAACTTCCTAAAATATTAAGTTCCAATTTAGAATCCTGA
- a CDS encoding polyprenyl synthetase family protein: MIEVLESLLSKYSVVIENSIKDSLADFGIGENKLRKATEYSLMGGGKRVRPLIIFVVANAVGKNFDVSDVAVAIEFVHTSTLIADDLPCMDNDIERRKKPTLHVAFNEATALLSSYALIAASYNRIRLNAEKLRRATNTEIAWEAYNLVLENVAFNTGVYGVLGGQFDDLFAENYSAENLKSIFSRKTGALFEISFVMGWLFGGGHVKYLTDIKKLANHFGLIFQIVDDLIDYRQDQDKSETDLNYISILGEDAARNTLNEEAQSAQDILSSLSIDSRELKVILDYLMMRSI, encoded by the coding sequence ATGATTGAGGTTCTCGAAAGCTTGTTGTCCAAGTATTCGGTTGTTATAGAAAATTCCATAAAAGACAGTTTAGCGGATTTCGGGATCGGTGAAAATAAACTAAGAAAAGCTACCGAATATTCTTTAATGGGCGGAGGGAAAAGAGTTCGGCCGCTTATAATTTTTGTTGTGGCTAACGCTGTTGGGAAAAATTTCGATGTCTCCGATGTTGCTGTGGCGATCGAGTTTGTGCATACCTCGACTCTTATTGCTGATGACTTGCCGTGTATGGATAATGACATTGAGCGTAGAAAAAAACCGACTTTACACGTTGCTTTCAATGAAGCTACCGCGTTGTTATCTTCTTATGCTTTAATTGCGGCCTCTTACAATAGGATTCGTTTGAATGCCGAAAAGCTTCGTCGAGCTACGAATACCGAAATCGCTTGGGAAGCCTATAATTTAGTGTTGGAAAATGTGGCTTTCAATACCGGTGTGTACGGTGTTTTAGGGGGACAGTTTGATGATTTATTTGCGGAAAATTATTCGGCTGAAAATTTAAAGAGTATTTTTAGTCGAAAAACAGGCGCTTTATTCGAAATCTCTTTTGTTATGGGATGGCTTTTCGGAGGAGGCCACGTCAAATATCTGACCGACATTAAAAAATTAGCTAATCATTTCGGTCTTATATTTCAAATAGTTGATGATTTGATTGACTACAGACAAGATCAAGATAAATCCGAAACGGATCTAAATTATATTTCGATTTTAGGGGAGGATGCTGCGCGCAATACTTTGAATGAAGAGGCTCAATCCGCTCAAGATATTTTAAGCTCTCTATCTATCGATAGCAGAGAGCTTAAGGTTATTCTTGATTATCTCATGATGCGCAGCATTTGA
- the arsB gene encoding ACR3 family arsenite efflux transporter, with product MSHYRKIKTAQRIRKIKQWSGFLDKYLGVGIILAVLTGIQLSHKFNFGNHLAKNLLLNHRHLPLMIGLIIMIYPSLARINYKKIGYIFRNLKILFLSLLQNWIIGPKVMFILAAVFLSGYPELMVGLIILGLARCISMVIVWDEIAKGDREYCAALVVFNSLFQIIALPFYAYFFVTWLPKTLGFFEEYISISVKEVALNLFIYLGIPAICGFITQTVFLKIKNERWYDKVLIPMITPITPLTLIITVFFIFLAKGQTFSLLPLTVVKIALPMILYFLIMFFSSFYLAYKTKVNYKQCITLSLTSASNNFELAIAICISLFGTESEEVLAVLIGSLIEIPVLITLIRIALMLKPKLFPKNQASVNK from the coding sequence ATGTCGCATTACAGAAAAATAAAAACGGCTCAACGGATTCGGAAAATAAAACAATGGTCCGGATTTCTGGATAAATACTTAGGTGTCGGAATTATACTTGCCGTATTAACCGGAATACAACTCAGTCACAAATTCAATTTCGGCAATCATCTTGCCAAAAACCTGCTTTTGAATCACCGACACTTGCCGTTAATGATCGGCCTTATCATCATGATCTATCCCAGTTTGGCAAGAATCAATTATAAAAAAATCGGTTATATTTTTCGTAATTTGAAAATTTTATTTTTATCACTATTGCAAAATTGGATTATCGGCCCGAAAGTCATGTTCATCTTAGCTGCCGTTTTTCTTTCCGGATACCCTGAACTAATGGTCGGTCTTATCATTCTGGGCTTAGCTCGCTGTATTTCAATGGTGATCGTGTGGGACGAAATTGCTAAAGGAGATAGAGAATATTGCGCGGCCTTGGTTGTCTTTAATTCTTTATTTCAGATCATTGCTTTGCCTTTTTACGCTTATTTTTTTGTAACATGGCTACCCAAAACCTTGGGTTTTTTTGAAGAATACATATCGATTTCGGTAAAAGAAGTGGCTTTAAATCTTTTTATTTATTTAGGCATCCCTGCGATTTGCGGATTCATTACTCAAACGGTTTTTCTAAAAATCAAAAATGAACGATGGTATGACAAAGTTCTGATTCCCATGATCACACCTATTACTCCTTTAACGTTGATCATAACGGTCTTTTTTATTTTTCTGGCTAAAGGCCAAACATTTTCATTGCTTCCGCTTACGGTGGTTAAAATAGCTTTGCCGATGATCCTTTATTTTTTGATTATGTTTTTCTCGTCTTTCTATTTGGCCTATAAGACAAAAGTAAATTACAAACAATGCATCACTTTAAGTCTCACGTCCGCATCAAATAATTTCGAATTGGCGATAGCCATTTGCATTTCCCTCTTCGGTACGGAATCGGAAGAAGTATTAGCAGTCTTAATAGGCTCCTTAATTGAAATTCCGGTTTTAATTACCTTAATCCGTATTGCTTTGATGTTAAAGCCGAAATTGTTTCCCAAAAATCAAGCGTCCGTCAATAAATAA
- a CDS encoding response regulator transcription factor, with amino-acid sequence MKRKKNVLLITLSMDIFQSLPDHCNQSFLNIFWEEKIGGGFERLKDIPCDLILLDIDGQDCDFDTFFADLRQINTCIPVAIISSCRDESIIIRGLNAGSDDFMEKPLSYPVLGAKINAILRRTERDLIRSEKVTFGTFVLDINNFILTTPDKTKILTPSESNILKKLVLNRGEVCSRDELMGVIRHVDNDIITRNIDVHVASIRKKIGDGNYWIRTVRGIGYRFRAND; translated from the coding sequence ATGAAGCGTAAGAAAAATGTTTTATTAATTACTTTAAGTATGGATATTTTTCAATCCTTGCCGGACCATTGTAATCAATCGTTTTTAAATATTTTCTGGGAAGAAAAGATTGGCGGTGGATTTGAACGTTTGAAAGACATTCCTTGCGATTTAATTCTTTTGGATATCGACGGACAGGATTGTGATTTTGACACTTTTTTTGCCGATCTAAGGCAAATCAATACTTGTATTCCCGTAGCTATTATTTCTTCTTGCAGAGATGAATCAATCATTATTAGAGGACTTAATGCCGGAAGCGATGATTTCATGGAAAAGCCTTTGTCCTATCCTGTTTTAGGCGCTAAAATCAATGCTATTTTAAGAAGAACGGAAAGAGATCTCATCAGATCCGAAAAGGTGACTTTTGGGACGTTTGTTTTAGATATCAATAATTTTATTTTAACGACACCTGATAAAACAAAGATATTGACACCCTCGGAATCGAATATTTTAAAAAAATTGGTCCTCAATCGCGGCGAGGTGTGTTCTCGAGATGAACTTATGGGAGTAATCCGTCATGTCGACAATGATATCATAACCAGAAATATTGATGTTCACGTAGCGTCAATTCGTAAAAAAATCGGTGACGGTAATTATTGGATTAGAACCGTCAGGGGAATAGGCTATCGCTTTCGGGCTAACGATTAA
- a CDS encoding DUF1347 family protein: MMSRYYVIALTAFFVIMGTTSGIWHFHNNQNKTNLKISKATSFFLTGKLDKGEKTLCTFPKEKQILCKQIYEGLRLQEKKNFEESEIIFNKAFQDLRLNKINRTDFTLTEDLLGGMLLNAFFQQKHNDFDYYWKYFKKHCPDSIFLELFEGMWSFTEKTFSKALDHICLWEKKHSAHPSLIETSWLSYNCSLPFIKQHLSLLKIKCLMETGELKKAYKDLNTLMDNLLKKQEDWNLAIYEEIALLSSRYYYLLSKKNDFYEKKNHYYEMMLFYLKKTNKLNLSSLKNHISSEEILSIVQELVTDMNDHNIELILEFIELSEQNYNYFQYGEIIKTFHELNEHENNHQTIIKYLKKLILSPNIRKFREQLTKHLADYMKISLHRLDMRKIRQYFAYLEILEPNISFTQRITMSTEDIQQILLCDGSNEPLTTYLSLWKKEQISSGDRKNLLFSLIEIAGYLWQQKRDAYALEIFKNILSMTVDKDEVWEEILNFINIAYQKAEAMQDISRLCLLDEFIFNHRLPPLLRNLSSEDIANLIADAEYFYMHQKNEKAMMSCNWLSKVYPNNEDIIRLTGLCLVKQKYYKEALNYFEKLSYEKKDTRVIHAISICMDELSLREL; this comes from the coding sequence ATGATGTCACGTTACTATGTTATCGCACTCACCGCGTTTTTCGTTATTATGGGGACGACAAGCGGTATTTGGCACTTTCATAACAACCAAAACAAAACCAACCTGAAAATCTCAAAAGCGACTTCATTTTTTTTAACAGGTAAACTTGATAAAGGGGAAAAAACTCTTTGTACTTTCCCTAAAGAAAAACAAATACTCTGTAAACAGATTTACGAAGGGCTTCGCTTACAAGAGAAGAAAAATTTCGAAGAATCCGAAATTATTTTCAATAAAGCTTTTCAAGATCTTAGATTAAATAAGATCAATAGAACCGACTTTACTTTAACTGAAGATCTTTTGGGTGGGATGTTATTGAATGCTTTTTTTCAACAAAAACACAACGACTTCGATTATTATTGGAAATACTTTAAAAAACATTGTCCCGATTCAATTTTCTTGGAACTTTTTGAAGGAATGTGGTCGTTTACCGAAAAAACGTTTTCGAAAGCCTTAGATCATATCTGTCTTTGGGAAAAAAAACATTCCGCCCACCCCTCACTTATTGAAACGAGTTGGTTGTCCTATAACTGTAGTCTTCCATTCATTAAACAGCATCTATCATTACTCAAAATCAAATGTTTAATGGAAACCGGAGAATTAAAAAAAGCCTATAAGGATCTAAATACACTCATGGACAATCTCTTAAAAAAACAAGAAGATTGGAATCTCGCTATCTATGAAGAAATAGCATTATTATCAAGTCGTTACTATTATCTTTTATCTAAAAAAAATGATTTTTATGAGAAAAAAAATCATTACTATGAAATGATGTTATTTTATCTAAAAAAAACAAATAAACTTAATCTCTCTTCATTAAAAAATCATATCTCTTCCGAAGAAATATTATCTATTGTTCAAGAATTAGTCACAGACATGAACGATCATAATATCGAATTGATATTGGAATTTATCGAATTATCCGAACAAAATTATAATTACTTTCAATACGGAGAAATTATAAAAACATTTCATGAATTAAATGAGCACGAAAACAATCATCAAACCATTATTAAATATCTAAAAAAATTGATATTAAGTCCAAACATTCGAAAATTTAGGGAACAGTTGACTAAACATCTAGCTGATTATATGAAAATCTCCTTACATCGATTGGACATGAGAAAAATAAGGCAATATTTTGCGTATCTCGAAATATTAGAACCCAATATTTCATTCACTCAACGAATCACGATGTCTACCGAAGACATACAACAAATACTACTATGCGACGGTTCTAATGAACCTTTGACCACCTATCTCTCTCTATGGAAAAAAGAACAAATTTCATCCGGAGATAGGAAAAACCTGTTGTTTTCTCTCATTGAAATTGCCGGATATTTATGGCAACAAAAACGCGATGCGTATGCATTGGAAATTTTTAAAAATATCCTCTCTATGACAGTAGATAAAGATGAAGTTTGGGAAGAAATCTTAAACTTCATTAACATTGCTTATCAAAAAGCGGAAGCTATGCAAGACATCTCTAGGTTATGCCTACTCGATGAATTTATTTTCAATCATAGACTTCCCCCTCTTCTCCGAAATCTTTCTTCTGAAGATATAGCCAACTTAATTGCGGATGCGGAGTATTTTTACATGCATCAGAAAAACGAAAAAGCTATGATGTCTTGCAACTGGCTTTCAAAAGTTTATCCGAATAATGAAGATATTATTCGATTAACCGGACTTTGCTTAGTTAAACAAAAGTATTACAAAGAAGCATTAAATTATTTTGAAAAACTTTCTTATGAAAAAAAAGATACAAGAGTTATTCATGCCATTTCAATATGTATGGATGAATTATCCTTAAGAGAGTTATGA
- the recA gene encoding recombinase RecA, producing MNSSLDRKKALEVAISYIEKQFGTGSIMSLGKHSLTHEISVIKTGALSLDLALGIRGVPKGRIIEIFGPESSGKTTLATHIVANAQKTGGIAAYIDAEHALDPSYAGLIGVNIEELMISQPDCGEDALSIAELLARSGAVDVIVIDSVAALVPKSELEGDIGDVHVGLQARMMSQALRKLTATLARSNTCAVFINQIREKIGVSFGNPETTTGGRALKFYASLRLDIRRIGGIKSSDNTDIGNRIKVKVAKNKLAPPFRTAEFDILFNEGISSAGCILDLAVEKNIIEKKGSWFSYNNLRLGQGKETAREELKKNSSLLNEIEKKVLIACQTIPTPTPMPVATEGSAENMEKEIVGVT from the coding sequence ATGAATTCATCATTGGATCGCAAAAAAGCACTGGAAGTCGCTATCTCTTACATAGAAAAACAATTTGGAACCGGATCCATTATGAGTCTAGGGAAACATTCCCTTACTCATGAAATCTCCGTTATTAAAACAGGGGCATTGTCTCTTGACTTAGCCTTAGGTATTCGAGGCGTTCCTAAAGGAAGGATCATTGAAATCTTCGGTCCGGAATCATCCGGAAAAACTACCTTAGCTACTCATATCGTAGCCAATGCTCAAAAAACCGGAGGTATTGCTGCCTACATTGATGCCGAGCATGCGCTAGATCCGAGTTATGCAGGACTTATCGGCGTAAATATCGAAGAATTGATGATCTCTCAACCCGATTGCGGAGAAGATGCATTAAGTATTGCGGAGTTATTGGCCCGTTCCGGAGCCGTTGATGTCATCGTTATCGATTCGGTAGCCGCTTTAGTTCCTAAAAGCGAATTGGAAGGAGATATTGGGGATGTTCATGTAGGACTTCAAGCTCGTATGATGTCGCAAGCACTAAGAAAATTAACAGCGACTTTAGCACGTTCAAACACTTGTGCCGTATTTATTAACCAAATTAGAGAAAAAATCGGTGTTAGCTTCGGTAATCCGGAAACCACTACAGGTGGTCGTGCCTTAAAATTTTATGCTTCCTTACGGCTGGATATTCGAAGAATCGGAGGTATTAAAAGTAGCGATAATACGGATATCGGAAACCGTATCAAAGTCAAAGTCGCGAAGAATAAATTAGCGCCTCCCTTTAGAACTGCTGAGTTCGATATTCTATTCAATGAAGGTATCTCTTCTGCAGGATGTATTTTAGACCTTGCTGTTGAAAAAAATATCATTGAAAAGAAAGGTTCTTGGTTTAGCTATAACAACCTAAGACTCGGTCAAGGTAAAGAAACTGCTCGAGAAGAACTCAAAAAAAACAGTTCTCTTCTGAACGAAATAGAGAAAAAAGTATTAATAGCTTGTCAAACAATACCTACCCCAACTCCGATGCCCGTAGCTACCGAAGGGTCGGCGGAAAACATGGAAAAAGAGATCGTCGGAGTAACTTAA